TCACCGCCGCTGTGATCGAATACGACGCTGGTGGCGCCATACTCGAGCCGCAACACCAGCCCAGCCCCTTCAGCCGGCTCGGCCGCCAGCACATACAGCGCCACACCGGCGAACTCGAGCCGCTGACCGGCCCGCGCGACATGCACCGGAGTCTGGTTGGCCTGCAGCAGCCGGCGCCACTCGGCGACCAGCGCGCTATGGCCGAGCATAGGCGGCGCGAGCACCAGCCCGGTGCGGTAGCGTGCCAGCGCAGCCACCTGGCCGGGTAGATGGGCCATGTCGGCACTGGTAAGCACCACTGCATCGAGCGAGCGCCGCCAGAATGGCATAGCCCGGCCAAGCGCCGCCGCCAGGGCAGCCGGGTCGCTACCACCGTCGATCAGCACATAGCCGCCGGCCGGCGTGACAATCAGCGCCGCATCGCCACTGGTCTCGAGAAAGATCACCTGTAGCGTCTTATCGGGCCAGGCGCGCCAGGCCAGCACAGCCAGCGTAAGCAGCAGCAGGGCGGCTTGCCAGGCAAGGCTATGCACAGATGATCGCTCAGGCGGCGTAGCCATACGATCGCTCAATTCCACTTCACAACCCCGCTTACACGGCCGGCTCTTTTTTTGCCGGCGACGGCACCATACGCAACAATCGGCGCAGCCGGCGCAGCGCCCTGATCTATACTAGCGGCGAGCTATTACCACATACGCGCGTGGCACGGCGCTGCCAAGCCGGCACGCAGATATGCTAAGATTGTGCGCACGGGTAACCAACCAGCGGCGATCGGGTCGGCTGCACGGCCACGTAGCCGCTCCGAACGATACCGTTCGATAGAAGCACGTTCAGTGTGGAGGTATTGTTATGCCAGACGCCGAGCGAGTGCGTCAGTACGCCGCGCTATCGCTGCAGCGCCTGTGGCCACGCCTCGAGGCGCATTTTGCGGCACAGCGCACCGAGCAGCCCGATCAGTGGCGGGTATTTGAGGCGCGGCTGCAACGCGAGTGGGGCCGGCTGTTCGAACTGCTGTTTACGCTGTACGCCAGCGAGTACGATTTCTTCTACCAGCTCGAGCAGCTGCTGATCGCGACAGCCGCAAGCTGGCTGGCGCGCCCGGCCTGGCTGAAAGATCGCGACATGCGGCGCGAGGCCGACCCCGGCTGGTTCCAGTCGCAGCAGATGATCGGCGGCGTTTGTTATGTCGACTTGTTTGCCGGCAATCTGAACGGCTTGCGCGCGAAGCTGCCGTACTTCAAGGAACTGGGGCTGACCTACCTACACCTGATGCCGCTATTTGCCGCGCCCGAGGGCGACAGCGACGGCGGCTACGCAGTCAGCAGCTACCGCGATGTCAACCCGGCGCTAGGCACGATCGACGAGCTACGCGAGCTGGCGCACGAGTTTCAGCAGCACGGCATCAGCCTGGTGCTCGACTTCGTGTTCAACCACACCTCCGACGAACATGCCTGGGCACGTGGCGCACAGGCTGGCGACCCCGAGTACCGCGACTACTACTTCATCTTCCCCGATCGCAACATGCCCGACGCATACGAGCGCACACTACGCGAGATCTTCCCGACGGTACGGCGCGGCAGCTTCACCTGGCGCGACGACATGCGCAGCTGGGTATGGACGACCTTCAACAGCTTTCAGTGGGATTTGAACTACGCCAACCCGGCGGTGTTTCGGGCTATGGCCGGCGAGATGCTGTTCATTGCGAATGCCGGTGTCGAGATCCTGCGGCTCGATGCAGTTGCGTTCATCTGGAAGCGCATGGGCACCAGCTGCGAGAATCAACCCGAGGCACACACAATCATCCAGGCCTACAACGCGCTGGCGCGAATCGCCGCGCCGGCCATGCTGTTCAAATCGGAAGCGATCGTACACCCCGACGATGTGCTGCGCTATATCAGCCCGCACGAATGCCAGATCTCGTACAACCCGCTGCTCATGGCGCTGATCTGGGAATCGCTGGCCACCCGCGAGGTCAAGCTCCTGACACATTCCATGCACACACGCTTCAAGCTGCCGCGCGGCTGCGCCTGGGTCAACTACCTGCGCTCGCACGACGACATCGGCTGGACGTTCGACGACGGCGATGCGCAGCGCATGGGCATGAACCCGTACGATCACCGTCGCTTCCTGAATAGCTTCTATATCGGGCGATTCGCGGGCACGTTCGCGCGTGGCGTGCCATTCCAGGAGAACCCCGACACCGGCGACGCGCGTGTTTCGGGCACACTAGCCTCGCTGGCCGGGCTCGAGCAAGCGCTGCAAGCGGGCAACGAGCGGCTGATCGACCTGGCGGTGCGCCGGATCATCATGATCCACAGCATCATCCTGAGCATTGGCGGCATTCCGCTGATCTACCTGGGCGACGAGGTGGCGATGCTCAACGACTACACCTATGCCAACAATCCGGCCAAGGCCGGCGATAGCCGCTGGGTTCACCGGCACAGCACCGACTGGCAGCGGCTCGAGCAGCGCCACGACCCGGCCACGCGCATGGGTTGGGTCTTCGCCGAGCTGACGCGCATGATCCGGCTACGGAAAGCGCAGCCTGCGCTCTGGGATGGCGAGATGGAGGTGATCGACAGCGGCAGCCCGCACCTGTTCTGCTATGCGCGCTACCACGGGGCACAGCGCCTGCTGATCGTGGCCAACTTCTCTGAGCAGCCACAGCATTTGGACGGCAACCAGCTGCGCGTGTATGGGCCGGGCTACAGCTTCACCGACCTAGTGTCGGGCCAGGCGCACACGGCCGACAAGCCGCTGCAGCTCGAGTCCTATCAGTGTATGTGGCTGGCGGCGCAGGTGTAGTGTGCAGGGCTTACGCAGCCGGCGGTTTTGCCTGCAGGCGGCACGGTACGTGATGATTCTGTGGGCAAATTTCGCACACAGCTAGAGCGAAACGATCGTTTGTGCCTGAGGGGGCGCCGCAGGCGCGGCCGGGATGGCCGGCATAGCCGCGCCGTGCGGGTTCTCGACCGTCACATCGGCGTACTGGTCGTTCACCTCGCCGGCAGCGTTCTCGACCAGCAGGCCTACCACGTATGTGCCGCTCGGCGCGGCGGCCTCGAACACACTCAGCGGCGCAGCGCCAAATACGATCGGTGTGCCGGCGATCGTGGCGTCCGCGCCGTCGTTAGTGTGCCCAGTGTAGACGCGAAACTCAGGTGTGAAGGTATCGCCGGCGCGCGGCTGTAGCTCGTGCGGGCGCACATGTGCGCCACCGCCCTGGCCGAAGGCCCAAACGTGCATCAGCGTGCCGTGGCCCTGGGCCACACGAAACTCGATACGCACATGGAACTGCCGGCCGGTTGAGCGAGCGGTGTAGCTGCCCGGCACGCTATAGATGTTCGAGCCATACCCAGCCGAGCCGAGCGACGCGATCACCGCGTCGGTGCCGTTGCTCAGGTACCAGTGTGAAGCCGGCCATTGCAGCTGCACACTGTCGCCGTCGTGCCAGGCCGGCGCGGCCGATTCGGGCGCCGCACCGGGCGGGTAGACGTAGTCGCTCACCAACACGCGCACGAGGTCGGGGTCGGTGGCAGAGGCCTGGCCGACGAAATACGAGACGAAGGCAGTGTCGGCGCCATTAAGGGTAGCGGCCAGGCTCAGCGGCGCGGTGGGGCTGGCCTGGAGCTGGCGCGGGCCGGCCAGCGCCACGAACGAACGTGCCGAACTGCTGCGGCCGGCCTGATAGAACGCCTGCAGAAACTCATCCCAGCGTGTCGAGCGAGTGAGCGGCGAGCTATCGACGTAGGTTGCGTCGTAGTGTTTCTTCTTGCGGGGAAAATAGATCGACAGATCGCTCGACCTGGGGTGGTCGGCGCCGTGGCCCTGGGCGATCCGCGCCTGCTTGAGCGTCTGGCTCAGCGCACGGGCCGCGTTCGTCACCGGCTGGCCGGCGCCGGAGCTGGCGAGTGAGCTGGCCAGATAGCCCAGGTCGACCGCGCTGATATCGGTATCGCCCGAGGCATACTCGGCCGCATGGGCACGCGCCTGGCCGATCGCCTTATACGATTTGGGCAGCGCGGCGATCAGCGCGCCGGCCAGCGTGTCGAGCTGGCTGGTCATCTGGTCAATCCTGGCCAGATCGAACGCCGCCAACGTGACCGACGGATCGTCTTCTTGCTTATAGAACGCCGCGAAGCTTGTGATAATGCTCGGCGCCAGCGCCACCGCATCCTTGCCAGGCGCGCGCGCGAGATCGCTCAGCCAGGCGTTCCAGGCCCAGCCCTGGCCGGGCTCGAGGTCGGCGCTACCGATCGCCACCTGGCCGAACGGCGCAATCGCCTGTAGCACATCGATCTGACCCATGAGGCAGGCATCGAAGCCGATCAGGTCGAGCTTCTGCACACCCGTGCGCACACGTACATCGGCCAGCGCCTGGCTCAGCTCGGGCAGGGTGAGCAAGTCGCCATCGCTGCTATCGTCGTTGGCCACGCCGGGCCACGCCGCGCCGTGATCCCAGAAGATCAGCGCGTAGTGGCGCGCCGGGTAGCGCGCGATGCCCCAGGCCGCAAAGTCGGCCAGCGTGCGCGGATCGCCCATGTTCTGCTCGCCTAGATCGGCCAGCTGATTGGCCTTGGTCGGCTTCTGGTTGCGCTCGACGCGGAAACGCTTGACGCCGCGCCAGTCGCCGCTCGCGCGCGAGTCCCAATCTTCGGCGGAGGAGATCCGGTCGAACTGCACTACGATGTTGAGCGACTTATTCGATCCAACGCTGGCCATCTCGGCGAAGTCGTCGAGCGCCTCTTGCTCGAGGTCGTTGTCGCCATCGAGGTATACCAGCACGGTCCACGCGGCCTGTACCACTGCCGGCGTGCGGGTCGGCGCGGCCGGCGCGGCCGGCGTAGCCGTCGGCGGCACACGCGTGGGCCGGGCGGCGCTGGGTGGCGAGTCTTCCAGGCAGCCGCTGGCAGTGGCGGCCAACAGCACCAGGGCCAGCAGCCGGCTGAGCGCGCGAAGCGAGATGCGGTGTAGGTGTGCGGCGGCTCGGGCGATCATGGGCGGTTGCTCTCTTCTCTTAGGAATCTTCGATTTTTTAACGAGCCAATGGTGGGATGCGGGGCTTTCAGGTGTAGGGGGTTTCGTCGATCGCGTTCCCATGCGCTCGCTCCGCGAGCGCATGGGAACGCTCAATTACAGGAGTTACGCGGTGGTGCGTGCTGCACCGGCCCGTGCCTGCGGCAGCATGGTACGCTCCTATCTTCTTGTGCGCCAACAGTGGCGCACCTTAATCGAAACGTACCGCTCTGCCGAAGGCTACAAACGCCGACTGCGTACGTCCTATCAATGAGTTGAACGTCGGTACTTGTTCAGACGTACGGGGTTGGGACGCGGACGAGCACGGACGAACGCGGACAGCGTACGCTCCGTCGGCGTGTGTCTGCGTCCCTGTACCCCAACAATGAACACCTTCGAACGTCGCTTATTGCTTGTGCAGCGGGCGAAGCTCCTCGGCCCCAGAACCCCACCCAGTATACCGCTGAGCGCGCAGGCGAAGTGCGAGCGATTGAGGCGCGATTACTGTGCGATCCGCAACACCACACCGTCGCGCGCGGGCAGATCGAGCCGCACACCGCCGGCCTCGGCGCGCGCGCCGGCCGCGCCATAGGCAGGCACCAGGCTGGTGCCGTCGGCGAAATGCCCACTGGCAGGCACCACAAGGCTGTGGGGTTGGTCGGCCACATTCACGGCCACCAGCAGTGCCTCGCCGGCACCAACACGTGCGAAGGCGTAGCTGGCCTCGTCGGCGTACAGCCGATGGTAGGCGCCAGTGCGCAGCGCGGGGTGGGCGTGGCGCATAGCGATCAGCTGTTTGTGGTAGGCCAGCAGCTCGGCATCCCAGCGCTCGGGGTGATCCCAGGGCATAGCCCGGCGCGTATCGGGGTCGAAGTTCGTGCCGGGCAGGCCGATCTCATCACCGTAGTAGATGCTCGGCGCGCCGGGGAAGGTCATCTGGAGCAGCGTGGCCAGCCGCACACTGGCGAGATCACCGCCGGCAATGCTGATCAGCCGCGCGGTGTCGTGGCTATCGAGCAGGTTCAGCTGCGCGAGCTGGATCTCCCAGGGGTACAGGTTCAGCAGCCAGTCGATCTTATTGGCATACCCAATGCCTGTGAGCGCCGGGGTCGGGTGGTACGAACGGCCGGCCACCTCGCCAGGCAGCACGCGCGGCCCGGCCGCAAACGCAATCGCCGACTCGGTAAACAGGTAGTTCATCACCGCGTCGAACTGGTCGCCCTGTAGCCATTCGCCGCTCTCGTGCCAGATCTCGCCGACGATATACGCCTCGGGGTTGATCGCCTTGACGCGCCGGCGGAACTCGGCCCAGAACCCCGGCGTGCGGATCTCGAACGGCACATCGAGCCGCCATCCGTCGATGCCCAGGCGAATCCAGTGCTCGGCCACCTGCATAATAAACTCGCGCACCTGCGGGTTCTCGGTATTGAGCTTGGGCAGCGCACGGTTGCCGATCCAGGCCACGTAGTTGGCCGGCCGGCTGCCGTCGTAGGCGCTCAGCGGCCAGCCTTCGATTGTAAACCAATCGAGCCAGGGAGAGTGTGGGCCATTCTCGAGAATGTCGTTGAACTGGAAGAAACCGCGGCTGGCGTGGTTGAACACGCCGTCGAGCACCACCTTCAGCCCACGCCGATGGCAGGCATCGAGCAGGGTCTGAAAGGCCGCGTTGCCGCCGAGCAGCGGGTCGACCTGGTAGTAATCGTGGGTGTGGTAGCGGTGGTTCGAGGCGCTCTGGAAGATCGGCGTGAAATAGATCGCAGTCACGCCCAGGCTCTGGATATAGTCGAGCCGCTCGGCCACACCCAGCAGGTCGCCGCCTTTGTAGCCCTCGATCGTCGGCGGGCTATCCCATGGCTCGAGGTTGCCGGGCTTCACCAGCTTATCGCTCCGGGCGAAGCGGTCGGGGAAGATCTGGTAGAACACCGCGTGCTTGACCCAGTCGGGCGTATGGATGTCGGCCATTGTCCGCCACTTTCTCGCTCTCTATATAATCGCGAATAA
The sequence above is drawn from the Candidatus Kouleothrix ribensis genome and encodes:
- a CDS encoding forkhead-associated protein, which gives rise to MIARAAAHLHRISLRALSRLLALVLLAATASGCLEDSPPSAARPTRVPPTATPAAPAAPTRTPAVVQAAWTVLVYLDGDNDLEQEALDDFAEMASVGSNKSLNIVVQFDRISSAEDWDSRASGDWRGVKRFRVERNQKPTKANQLADLGEQNMGDPRTLADFAAWGIARYPARHYALIFWDHGAAWPGVANDDSSDGDLLTLPELSQALADVRVRTGVQKLDLIGFDACLMGQIDVLQAIAPFGQVAIGSADLEPGQGWAWNAWLSDLARAPGKDAVALAPSIITSFAAFYKQEDDPSVTLAAFDLARIDQMTSQLDTLAGALIAALPKSYKAIGQARAHAAEYASGDTDISAVDLGYLASSLASSGAGQPVTNAARALSQTLKQARIAQGHGADHPRSSDLSIYFPRKKKHYDATYVDSSPLTRSTRWDEFLQAFYQAGRSSSARSFVALAGPRQLQASPTAPLSLAATLNGADTAFVSYFVGQASATDPDLVRVLVSDYVYPPGAAPESAAPAWHDGDSVQLQWPASHWYLSNGTDAVIASLGSAGYGSNIYSVPGSYTARSTGRQFHVRIEFRVAQGHGTLMHVWAFGQGGGAHVRPHELQPRAGDTFTPEFRVYTGHTNDGADATIAGTPIVFGAAPLSVFEAAAPSGTYVVGLLVENAAGEVNDQYADVTVENPHGAAMPAIPAAPAAPPQAQTIVSL
- a CDS encoding alpha-glucosidase C-terminal domain-containing protein, which translates into the protein MPDAERVRQYAALSLQRLWPRLEAHFAAQRTEQPDQWRVFEARLQREWGRLFELLFTLYASEYDFFYQLEQLLIATAASWLARPAWLKDRDMRREADPGWFQSQQMIGGVCYVDLFAGNLNGLRAKLPYFKELGLTYLHLMPLFAAPEGDSDGGYAVSSYRDVNPALGTIDELRELAHEFQQHGISLVLDFVFNHTSDEHAWARGAQAGDPEYRDYYFIFPDRNMPDAYERTLREIFPTVRRGSFTWRDDMRSWVWTTFNSFQWDLNYANPAVFRAMAGEMLFIANAGVEILRLDAVAFIWKRMGTSCENQPEAHTIIQAYNALARIAAPAMLFKSEAIVHPDDVLRYISPHECQISYNPLLMALIWESLATREVKLLTHSMHTRFKLPRGCAWVNYLRSHDDIGWTFDDGDAQRMGMNPYDHRRFLNSFYIGRFAGTFARGVPFQENPDTGDARVSGTLASLAGLEQALQAGNERLIDLAVRRIIMIHSIILSIGGIPLIYLGDEVAMLNDYTYANNPAKAGDSRWVHRHSTDWQRLEQRHDPATRMGWVFAELTRMIRLRKAQPALWDGEMEVIDSGSPHLFCYARYHGAQRLLIVANFSEQPQHLDGNQLRVYGPGYSFTDLVSGQAHTADKPLQLESYQCMWLAAQV
- a CDS encoding glycoside hydrolase family 13 protein, with the protein product MADIHTPDWVKHAVFYQIFPDRFARSDKLVKPGNLEPWDSPPTIEGYKGGDLLGVAERLDYIQSLGVTAIYFTPIFQSASNHRYHTHDYYQVDPLLGGNAAFQTLLDACHRRGLKVVLDGVFNHASRGFFQFNDILENGPHSPWLDWFTIEGWPLSAYDGSRPANYVAWIGNRALPKLNTENPQVREFIMQVAEHWIRLGIDGWRLDVPFEIRTPGFWAEFRRRVKAINPEAYIVGEIWHESGEWLQGDQFDAVMNYLFTESAIAFAAGPRVLPGEVAGRSYHPTPALTGIGYANKIDWLLNLYPWEIQLAQLNLLDSHDTARLISIAGGDLASVRLATLLQMTFPGAPSIYYGDEIGLPGTNFDPDTRRAMPWDHPERWDAELLAYHKQLIAMRHAHPALRTGAYHRLYADEASYAFARVGAGEALLVAVNVADQPHSLVVPASGHFADGTSLVPAYGAAGARAEAGGVRLDLPARDGVVLRIAQ